The Stigmatopora argus isolate UIUO_Sarg chromosome 16, RoL_Sarg_1.0, whole genome shotgun sequence genome has a window encoding:
- the LOC144090774 gene encoding uncharacterized protein LOC144090774 isoform X2, with the protein MVSKEPNHLLSGQTNGKSALAEKSGTMTVRSVLLNRDSPDIESRLRRRRNRTHQVRFKDLEDGSSSSGNSGTGENSNHQRSTADCNSPHPLRKNSSRSLKGPWEGKHGLHTGSLPGQTSVVGAVRGDMASTIEVVAAFLARAPPHPLTPGPIRRCWAPPTNSLTLPMTRKPSTSTAIQTSPCLKKSLSSTHPRTQSLGDSLGIDGDDEQDSQDEYLTSNHKAPSSSRDLNGPQGPAERTVIERRSKLSRVDMKSNVDATKISRHSCPPSVLHNTELFHCLSTSSRDGSKRQGSVTPSLVRRRKRLNRTTSDPGKEVHYCTTPTQTESSRSTLSHSDIRPSRVETDCTSAHSKYSTIQIQTAVKIQDNSSNSAPPLNVSQCTTQVQTNSPLPPATVHQPSQMQTPSPCPSPPPLESPNSDQIEAESHMPANVTQDPFPMQITTVPYCTSPPSASAPSQNPEACTEPPCFSSIEPAIVSSPPSTALPLSCSAPTAIQNAIPYYTHVRPIESNSPLPACSTLLPESPACPTTNANSLVPNVASPVIPPCLTPTPAPANNPDVAACHHIPQTISHPEPQNVYPATNGKTCTIVTQTALSCTSISYYTTTHTSGSLHNPTTPSCATLIQTVAQCNIPCQPLQNASSVSMGVAPYSSMFAKLTTCRSPPPLVNLPNVHHCTTPTKAVPLYSFRAAPPYTPPSQAPLNTQDKRGIRLPPPAPSPPPYTPRKKGNDPQSAAARTPMLRTESKANEMDKDEEKPKKDVKCTDKVKLCERASSLKQRAKTPPVCVVKGEKTSSPAKACFKSSCLNSAQAQLGVLHKILCAGANVPNSEHTIPPNQQGCSGAKGCAVSQERPLTPTQADTLRQVQEILGGLVSGAKCKLDPARVTEKLLGPNGPLRDIRSLQNHLHSLEGVLETSQNTIKILLDVIQDLEKKEAERDGHSYRTGQDIENCGTCRDCACIIYSVEHDFRLQEGQVVRTWKVGDPPEGSPQTSTPPSSTPSQQDSPQAVRPTATTKKNRKKCFWFL; encoded by the exons ATGGTGAGCAAAGAGCCCAACCACTTGCTGTCAGGCCAAACCAATGGGAAGAGTGCCCTGGCGGAAAAGTCAGGAACGATGACCGTGCGTTCGGTGCTGCTCAATCGGGACTCTCCAGACATTGAGAGTCGCTTGAGGCGGCGTCGCAACCGCACTCACCAGGTTCGCTTTAAAGACCTGGAGGACGGCAGCAGTAGCAGCGGCAATAGTGGCACAGGAGAGAATAGCAACCACCAGAGGTCGACGGCAGACTGTAATAGTCCTCATCCTCTGCGTAAAAACAGCAGTAGGTCCCTTAAGGGACCATGGGAGGGAAAGCATGGACTACATACTGGCAGCCTACCTGGTCAGACCTCTGTGGTGGGAGCAGTTCGTGGAGACATGGCCAGTACAATCGAGGTCGTGGCTGCTTTTTTGGCCAGGGCCCCTCCACACCCTCTCACGCCTGGCCCCATTCGTCGATGCTGGGCACCACCGACTAACTCTCTGACCTTGCCAATGACGCGGAAGCCAAGCACCAGCACAGCCATCCAAACCTCACCATGCCTgaaaaagtctctctcttccACACACCCTCGTACCCAGAGCCTAGGGGATTCTTTGGGCATCGACGGTGACGATGAACAGGATTCCCAGGATGAATACCTTACAAGCAACCATAAGGCGCCCTCAAGCTCAAGGGATCTTAATGGTCCCCAAGGGCCGGCGGAGCGGACTGTGATTGAAAGGAGATCAAAATTGTCCCGAGTGGACATGAAATCAAATGTTGATGCCACAAAAATCTCCAGGCATAGTTGTCCTCCATCAGTCCTTCACAACACCGAGCTATTCCACTGTCTTAGCACGTCCAGCCGAGACGGCTCTAAGCGGCAAGGAAGTGTCACGCCCTCGCTGGTCCGGAGGAGAAAGCGtctgaacaggacaacaagtgATCCTGGAAAAGAAGTCCACTATTGCACCACTCCTACTCAGACTGAGAGTTCTCGTTCAACTCTGTCGCATTCTGATATCAGACCTTCACGAGTTGAAACCGATTGCACGTCCGCACATTCGAAATATTCCACTATACAAATTCAAACTGCTGTCAAGATTCAAGACAACAGCTCCAATTCGGCCCCCCCTTTAAATGTTTCACAGTGCACCACACAGGTACAAACAAATTCTCCCTTGCCCCCTGCTACAGTCCATCAACCATCCCAGATGCAAACTCCCAGCCCATGTCCTTCGCCACCTCCGCTGGAATCACCAAACTCAGATCAAATTGAAGCTGAGAGTCATATGCCAGCAAATGTGACACAGGACCCTTTCCCCATGCAAATAACTACTGTGCCTTACTGTACATCTCCGCCTTCTGCAAGTGCACCGTCACAGAACCCTGAAGCatgcactgagccaccttgcTTCTCGTCAATTGAGCCGGCAATTGTCTCCTCGCCTCCCTCCACAGCCCTTCCACTTTCTTGCTCCGCACCCACTGCAATCCAAAACGCCATACCATATTATACTCATGTGAGACCAATAGAATCAAATAGTCCACTACCTGCCTGTTCCACACTGTTGCCAGAATCACCAGCATGCCCCACTACAAACGCGAACTCTCTTGTCCCAAACGTGGCCTCACCAGTAATCCCCCCATGCCTCACTCCTACTCCTGCTCCTGCAAATAACCCAGATGTGGCTGCTTGTCACCATATACCCCAAACCATTTCTCATCCAGAGCCACAAAATGTGTATCCAGCtacaaatggaaaaacatgcacAATTGTGACACAAACAGCTTTGTCTTGCACCTCCATCTCCTATTACACTACAACCCATACATCAGGGTCTCTCCACAATCCTACTACCCCTTCGTGTGCAACCCTAATCCAAACTGTAGCGCAGTGCAACATCCCATGTCAACCTTTGCAAAATGCCTCGTCAGTCAGCATGGGCGTAGCACCCTACTCCTCAATGTTCGCAAAATTAACAACGTGCAGATCTCCACCACCACTGGTTAATCTTCCCAATGTGCACCATTGCACAACGCCAACAAAGGCCGTCCCTCTGTACTCGTTTCGAGCAGCACCGCCGTACACCCCTCCCTCTCAGGCCCCCTTGAACACTCAGGATAAGAGGGGCATTAGACTCCCGCCTCCTGCACCGTCGCCTCCACCCTACACGCCACGTAAAAAGGGAAACGACCCGCAATCGGCTGCAGCCCGTACACCCATGCTCAGGACAGAGAGCAAGGCCAACGAGATGGACAAGGATGAAGAGAAACCCAAGAAAGATGTTAAATGCACAGACAAAGTAAAGCTCTGTGAGAGAGCCAGCTCTCTTAAGCAGAGGGCTAAAACTCCACCAGTTTGTGTGGTGAAGGGAGAAAAAACCTCTTCTCCAGCCAAGGCCTGCTTTAAGTCTAGCTGTCTCAACTCAGCTCAAGCTCAGCTTGGGGTACTACATAAAATCCTCTGTGCAGGAGCCAACGTTCCCAATAGCGAACACACAATCCCTCCAAACCAGCAGGGCTGTTCTGGGGCTAAGGGGTGTGCAGTTTCCCAGGAAAGGCCTCTGACTCCAACCCAAGCTGACACACTGAGACAGGTGCAGGAGATTCTGGGAGGGTTGGTGTCTGGAGCTAAGTGCAAGTTGGACCCAGCCCGAGTGACAGAGAAGCTCCTGGGTCCCAACGGGCCCTTACGAGACATTCGAAGCCTTCAGAATCATCTCCACAGCCTGGAGGGGGTCTTAGAGACCAGCCAGAATACCATCAAGATCCTACTGGATGTAATACAAGATTTGGAGAAGAAGGAGGCTGAACGAGATGG ACATTCATACCGAACCGGTCAGGACATTGAGAACTGTGGGACCTGCAGGGACTGTGCCTGCATCATCTATAG
- the LOC144090774 gene encoding uncharacterized protein LOC144090774 isoform X1, with product MVSKEPNHLLSGQTNGKSALAEKSGTMTVRSVLLNRDSPDIESRLRRRRNRTHQVRFKDLEDGSSSSGNSGTGENSNHQRSTADCNSPHPLRKNSSRSLKGPWEGKHGLHTGSLPGQTSVVGAVRGDMASTIEVVAAFLARAPPHPLTPGPIRRCWAPPTNSLTLPMTRKPSTSTAIQTSPCLKKSLSSTHPRTQSLGDSLGIDGDDEQDSQDEYLTSNHKAPSSSRDLNGPQGPAERTVIERRSKLSRVDMKSNVDATKISRHSCPPSVLHNTELFHCLSTSSRDGSKRQGSVTPSLVRRRKRLNRTTSDPGKEVHYCTTPTQTESSRSTLSHSDIRPSRVETDCTSAHSKYSTIQIQTAVKIQDNSSNSAPPLNVSQCTTQVQTNSPLPPATVHQPSQMQTPSPCPSPPPLESPNSDQIEAESHMPANVTQDPFPMQITTVPYCTSPPSASAPSQNPEACTEPPCFSSIEPAIVSSPPSTALPLSCSAPTAIQNAIPYYTHVRPIESNSPLPACSTLLPESPACPTTNANSLVPNVASPVIPPCLTPTPAPANNPDVAACHHIPQTISHPEPQNVYPATNGKTCTIVTQTALSCTSISYYTTTHTSGSLHNPTTPSCATLIQTVAQCNIPCQPLQNASSVSMGVAPYSSMFAKLTTCRSPPPLVNLPNVHHCTTPTKAVPLYSFRAAPPYTPPSQAPLNTQDKRGIRLPPPAPSPPPYTPRKKGNDPQSAAARTPMLRTESKANEMDKDEEKPKKDVKCTDKVKLCERASSLKQRAKTPPVCVVKGEKTSSPAKACFKSSCLNSAQAQLGVLHKILCAGANVPNSEHTIPPNQQGCSGAKGCAVSQERPLTPTQADTLRQVQEILGGLVSGAKCKLDPARVTEKLLGPNGPLRDIRSLQNHLHSLEGVLETSQNTIKILLDVIQDLEKKEAERDGRHSYRTGQDIENCGTCRDCACIIYSVEHDFRLQEGQVVRTWKVGDPPEGSPQTSTPPSSTPSQQDSPQAVRPTATTKKNRKKCFWFL from the exons ATGGTGAGCAAAGAGCCCAACCACTTGCTGTCAGGCCAAACCAATGGGAAGAGTGCCCTGGCGGAAAAGTCAGGAACGATGACCGTGCGTTCGGTGCTGCTCAATCGGGACTCTCCAGACATTGAGAGTCGCTTGAGGCGGCGTCGCAACCGCACTCACCAGGTTCGCTTTAAAGACCTGGAGGACGGCAGCAGTAGCAGCGGCAATAGTGGCACAGGAGAGAATAGCAACCACCAGAGGTCGACGGCAGACTGTAATAGTCCTCATCCTCTGCGTAAAAACAGCAGTAGGTCCCTTAAGGGACCATGGGAGGGAAAGCATGGACTACATACTGGCAGCCTACCTGGTCAGACCTCTGTGGTGGGAGCAGTTCGTGGAGACATGGCCAGTACAATCGAGGTCGTGGCTGCTTTTTTGGCCAGGGCCCCTCCACACCCTCTCACGCCTGGCCCCATTCGTCGATGCTGGGCACCACCGACTAACTCTCTGACCTTGCCAATGACGCGGAAGCCAAGCACCAGCACAGCCATCCAAACCTCACCATGCCTgaaaaagtctctctcttccACACACCCTCGTACCCAGAGCCTAGGGGATTCTTTGGGCATCGACGGTGACGATGAACAGGATTCCCAGGATGAATACCTTACAAGCAACCATAAGGCGCCCTCAAGCTCAAGGGATCTTAATGGTCCCCAAGGGCCGGCGGAGCGGACTGTGATTGAAAGGAGATCAAAATTGTCCCGAGTGGACATGAAATCAAATGTTGATGCCACAAAAATCTCCAGGCATAGTTGTCCTCCATCAGTCCTTCACAACACCGAGCTATTCCACTGTCTTAGCACGTCCAGCCGAGACGGCTCTAAGCGGCAAGGAAGTGTCACGCCCTCGCTGGTCCGGAGGAGAAAGCGtctgaacaggacaacaagtgATCCTGGAAAAGAAGTCCACTATTGCACCACTCCTACTCAGACTGAGAGTTCTCGTTCAACTCTGTCGCATTCTGATATCAGACCTTCACGAGTTGAAACCGATTGCACGTCCGCACATTCGAAATATTCCACTATACAAATTCAAACTGCTGTCAAGATTCAAGACAACAGCTCCAATTCGGCCCCCCCTTTAAATGTTTCACAGTGCACCACACAGGTACAAACAAATTCTCCCTTGCCCCCTGCTACAGTCCATCAACCATCCCAGATGCAAACTCCCAGCCCATGTCCTTCGCCACCTCCGCTGGAATCACCAAACTCAGATCAAATTGAAGCTGAGAGTCATATGCCAGCAAATGTGACACAGGACCCTTTCCCCATGCAAATAACTACTGTGCCTTACTGTACATCTCCGCCTTCTGCAAGTGCACCGTCACAGAACCCTGAAGCatgcactgagccaccttgcTTCTCGTCAATTGAGCCGGCAATTGTCTCCTCGCCTCCCTCCACAGCCCTTCCACTTTCTTGCTCCGCACCCACTGCAATCCAAAACGCCATACCATATTATACTCATGTGAGACCAATAGAATCAAATAGTCCACTACCTGCCTGTTCCACACTGTTGCCAGAATCACCAGCATGCCCCACTACAAACGCGAACTCTCTTGTCCCAAACGTGGCCTCACCAGTAATCCCCCCATGCCTCACTCCTACTCCTGCTCCTGCAAATAACCCAGATGTGGCTGCTTGTCACCATATACCCCAAACCATTTCTCATCCAGAGCCACAAAATGTGTATCCAGCtacaaatggaaaaacatgcacAATTGTGACACAAACAGCTTTGTCTTGCACCTCCATCTCCTATTACACTACAACCCATACATCAGGGTCTCTCCACAATCCTACTACCCCTTCGTGTGCAACCCTAATCCAAACTGTAGCGCAGTGCAACATCCCATGTCAACCTTTGCAAAATGCCTCGTCAGTCAGCATGGGCGTAGCACCCTACTCCTCAATGTTCGCAAAATTAACAACGTGCAGATCTCCACCACCACTGGTTAATCTTCCCAATGTGCACCATTGCACAACGCCAACAAAGGCCGTCCCTCTGTACTCGTTTCGAGCAGCACCGCCGTACACCCCTCCCTCTCAGGCCCCCTTGAACACTCAGGATAAGAGGGGCATTAGACTCCCGCCTCCTGCACCGTCGCCTCCACCCTACACGCCACGTAAAAAGGGAAACGACCCGCAATCGGCTGCAGCCCGTACACCCATGCTCAGGACAGAGAGCAAGGCCAACGAGATGGACAAGGATGAAGAGAAACCCAAGAAAGATGTTAAATGCACAGACAAAGTAAAGCTCTGTGAGAGAGCCAGCTCTCTTAAGCAGAGGGCTAAAACTCCACCAGTTTGTGTGGTGAAGGGAGAAAAAACCTCTTCTCCAGCCAAGGCCTGCTTTAAGTCTAGCTGTCTCAACTCAGCTCAAGCTCAGCTTGGGGTACTACATAAAATCCTCTGTGCAGGAGCCAACGTTCCCAATAGCGAACACACAATCCCTCCAAACCAGCAGGGCTGTTCTGGGGCTAAGGGGTGTGCAGTTTCCCAGGAAAGGCCTCTGACTCCAACCCAAGCTGACACACTGAGACAGGTGCAGGAGATTCTGGGAGGGTTGGTGTCTGGAGCTAAGTGCAAGTTGGACCCAGCCCGAGTGACAGAGAAGCTCCTGGGTCCCAACGGGCCCTTACGAGACATTCGAAGCCTTCAGAATCATCTCCACAGCCTGGAGGGGGTCTTAGAGACCAGCCAGAATACCATCAAGATCCTACTGGATGTAATACAAGATTTGGAGAAGAAGGAGGCTGAACGAGATGG AAGACATTCATACCGAACCGGTCAGGACATTGAGAACTGTGGGACCTGCAGGGACTGTGCCTGCATCATCTATAG
- the LOC144090774 gene encoding uncharacterized protein LOC144090774 isoform X3 yields MVSKEPNHLLSGQTNGKSALAEKSGTMTVRSVLLNRDSPDIESRLRRRRNRTHQVRFKDLEDGSSSSGNSGTGENSNHQRSTADCNSPHPLRKNSSRSLKGPWEGKHGLHTGSLPGQTSVVGAVRGDMASTIEVVAAFLARAPPHPLTPGPIRRCWAPPTNSLTLPMTRKPSTSTAIQTSPCLKKSLSSTHPRTQSLGDSLGIDGDDEQDSQDEYLTSNHKAPSSSRDLNGPQGPAERTVIERRSKLSRVDMKSNVDATKISRHSCPPSVLHNTELFHCLSTSSRDGSKRQGSVTPSLVRRRKRLNRTTSDPGKEVHYCTTPTQTESSRSTLSHSDIRPSRVETDCTSAHSKYSTIQIQTAVKIQDNSSNSAPPLNVSQCTTQVQTNSPLPPATVHQPSQMQTPSPCPSPPPLESPNSDQIEAESHMPANVTQDPFPMQITTVPYCTSPPSASAPSQNPEACTEPPCFSSIEPAIVSSPPSTALPLSCSAPTAIQNAIPYYTHVRPIESNSPLPACSTLLPESPACPTTNANSLVPNVASPVIPPCLTPTPAPANNPDVAACHHIPQTISHPEPQNVYPATNGKTCTIVTQTALSCTSISYYTTTHTSGSLHNPTTPSCATLIQTVAQCNIPCQPLQNASSVSMGVAPYSSMFAKLTTCRSPPPLVNLPNVHHCTTPTKAVPLYSFRAAPPYTPPSQAPLNTQDKRGIRLPPPAPSPPPYTPRKKGNDPQSAAARTPMLRTESKANEMDKDEEKPKKDVKCTDKVKLCERASSLKQRAKTPPVCVVKGEKTSSPAKACFKSSCLNSAQAQLGVLHKILCAGANVPNSEHTIPPNQQGCSGAKGCAVSQERPLTPTQADTLRQVQEILGGLVSGAKCKLDPARVTEKLLGPNGPLRDIRSLQNHLHSLEGVLETSQNTIKILLDVIQDLEKKEAERDGVEHDFRLQEGQVVRTWKVGDPPEGSPQTSTPPSSTPSQQDSPQAVRPTATTKKNRKKCFWFL; encoded by the coding sequence ATGGTGAGCAAAGAGCCCAACCACTTGCTGTCAGGCCAAACCAATGGGAAGAGTGCCCTGGCGGAAAAGTCAGGAACGATGACCGTGCGTTCGGTGCTGCTCAATCGGGACTCTCCAGACATTGAGAGTCGCTTGAGGCGGCGTCGCAACCGCACTCACCAGGTTCGCTTTAAAGACCTGGAGGACGGCAGCAGTAGCAGCGGCAATAGTGGCACAGGAGAGAATAGCAACCACCAGAGGTCGACGGCAGACTGTAATAGTCCTCATCCTCTGCGTAAAAACAGCAGTAGGTCCCTTAAGGGACCATGGGAGGGAAAGCATGGACTACATACTGGCAGCCTACCTGGTCAGACCTCTGTGGTGGGAGCAGTTCGTGGAGACATGGCCAGTACAATCGAGGTCGTGGCTGCTTTTTTGGCCAGGGCCCCTCCACACCCTCTCACGCCTGGCCCCATTCGTCGATGCTGGGCACCACCGACTAACTCTCTGACCTTGCCAATGACGCGGAAGCCAAGCACCAGCACAGCCATCCAAACCTCACCATGCCTgaaaaagtctctctcttccACACACCCTCGTACCCAGAGCCTAGGGGATTCTTTGGGCATCGACGGTGACGATGAACAGGATTCCCAGGATGAATACCTTACAAGCAACCATAAGGCGCCCTCAAGCTCAAGGGATCTTAATGGTCCCCAAGGGCCGGCGGAGCGGACTGTGATTGAAAGGAGATCAAAATTGTCCCGAGTGGACATGAAATCAAATGTTGATGCCACAAAAATCTCCAGGCATAGTTGTCCTCCATCAGTCCTTCACAACACCGAGCTATTCCACTGTCTTAGCACGTCCAGCCGAGACGGCTCTAAGCGGCAAGGAAGTGTCACGCCCTCGCTGGTCCGGAGGAGAAAGCGtctgaacaggacaacaagtgATCCTGGAAAAGAAGTCCACTATTGCACCACTCCTACTCAGACTGAGAGTTCTCGTTCAACTCTGTCGCATTCTGATATCAGACCTTCACGAGTTGAAACCGATTGCACGTCCGCACATTCGAAATATTCCACTATACAAATTCAAACTGCTGTCAAGATTCAAGACAACAGCTCCAATTCGGCCCCCCCTTTAAATGTTTCACAGTGCACCACACAGGTACAAACAAATTCTCCCTTGCCCCCTGCTACAGTCCATCAACCATCCCAGATGCAAACTCCCAGCCCATGTCCTTCGCCACCTCCGCTGGAATCACCAAACTCAGATCAAATTGAAGCTGAGAGTCATATGCCAGCAAATGTGACACAGGACCCTTTCCCCATGCAAATAACTACTGTGCCTTACTGTACATCTCCGCCTTCTGCAAGTGCACCGTCACAGAACCCTGAAGCatgcactgagccaccttgcTTCTCGTCAATTGAGCCGGCAATTGTCTCCTCGCCTCCCTCCACAGCCCTTCCACTTTCTTGCTCCGCACCCACTGCAATCCAAAACGCCATACCATATTATACTCATGTGAGACCAATAGAATCAAATAGTCCACTACCTGCCTGTTCCACACTGTTGCCAGAATCACCAGCATGCCCCACTACAAACGCGAACTCTCTTGTCCCAAACGTGGCCTCACCAGTAATCCCCCCATGCCTCACTCCTACTCCTGCTCCTGCAAATAACCCAGATGTGGCTGCTTGTCACCATATACCCCAAACCATTTCTCATCCAGAGCCACAAAATGTGTATCCAGCtacaaatggaaaaacatgcacAATTGTGACACAAACAGCTTTGTCTTGCACCTCCATCTCCTATTACACTACAACCCATACATCAGGGTCTCTCCACAATCCTACTACCCCTTCGTGTGCAACCCTAATCCAAACTGTAGCGCAGTGCAACATCCCATGTCAACCTTTGCAAAATGCCTCGTCAGTCAGCATGGGCGTAGCACCCTACTCCTCAATGTTCGCAAAATTAACAACGTGCAGATCTCCACCACCACTGGTTAATCTTCCCAATGTGCACCATTGCACAACGCCAACAAAGGCCGTCCCTCTGTACTCGTTTCGAGCAGCACCGCCGTACACCCCTCCCTCTCAGGCCCCCTTGAACACTCAGGATAAGAGGGGCATTAGACTCCCGCCTCCTGCACCGTCGCCTCCACCCTACACGCCACGTAAAAAGGGAAACGACCCGCAATCGGCTGCAGCCCGTACACCCATGCTCAGGACAGAGAGCAAGGCCAACGAGATGGACAAGGATGAAGAGAAACCCAAGAAAGATGTTAAATGCACAGACAAAGTAAAGCTCTGTGAGAGAGCCAGCTCTCTTAAGCAGAGGGCTAAAACTCCACCAGTTTGTGTGGTGAAGGGAGAAAAAACCTCTTCTCCAGCCAAGGCCTGCTTTAAGTCTAGCTGTCTCAACTCAGCTCAAGCTCAGCTTGGGGTACTACATAAAATCCTCTGTGCAGGAGCCAACGTTCCCAATAGCGAACACACAATCCCTCCAAACCAGCAGGGCTGTTCTGGGGCTAAGGGGTGTGCAGTTTCCCAGGAAAGGCCTCTGACTCCAACCCAAGCTGACACACTGAGACAGGTGCAGGAGATTCTGGGAGGGTTGGTGTCTGGAGCTAAGTGCAAGTTGGACCCAGCCCGAGTGACAGAGAAGCTCCTGGGTCCCAACGGGCCCTTACGAGACATTCGAAGCCTTCAGAATCATCTCCACAGCCTGGAGGGGGTCTTAGAGACCAGCCAGAATACCATCAAGATCCTACTGGATGTAATACAAGATTTGGAGAAGAAGGAGGCTGAACGAGATGG